The Cellulomonas wangleii genome includes a region encoding these proteins:
- the ligA gene encoding NAD-dependent DNA ligase LigA: protein MSDVTPATPEHDVPAEARHRWTELAEQVRADQFAYYVRDAPTSSDAEYDERMRALERLEEEHPGLRTPDSPTQRVAGTFSTDFTAVEHVQRMLSLDNAFSREDLVAWSERVHRDLETTARLDYLCELKIDGLAIALLYEKGRLVRAATRGDGRTGEDVTLNVRTIPTIPDVLAGDPATHPDLIEIRGEVFLPVEAFRALNEAQVAAGKAPFANPRNAAAGSLRQKDPRVTATRPLRMYAHGIGALTWGQGRGTGIARQSQVYDLLAGWGVPTSTHTRVVGSLDEVWERVAYFGEHRHDVEHEIDGIVVKVDDIALQRRLGATSRAPRWAIAYKYPPEEVNTRLLAIEVGIGRTGRATPFAVMEPVLVAGSTVRQATLHNQDVVRAKGVRVGDMVVLRKAGDVIPEIVGPAPQAPGDDVPRVEWHMPADCPECGTPLRPMREGDVDLRCPNAQGCPAQVRGRLEHIGSRGAFDIEVLGEVTAAALTQPEVPETPPVPNEAYLFDLVGYGPDATPDEVDRVRTASLARLAEVEVVVRDAETGLPKEDEDGTLRRRTPFRRTLKHTRAQRAAAEAEGRTLPDWEPSEAARTLLDQLDLAKTKELWRAIVALSIRNVGPTAARALAQEFGSMAALREVVDPDAGAGAGADDGARQDALDLEVASGPDGDGGTVPDPRAARRAAAVERLAGVEGVGPTIAQSLLDWFAEPWHREIVDRWAAAGVVMADAADDSVPRTLEGVTVVVTGSLDGFSRDGAKEAILVRGGKASGSVSKKTDFVVVGENAGSKETKARELGLRILDEAGFEALLAGGPAAVAPADDATGPGAEGSADGDGA from the coding sequence GTGAGCGACGTGACCCCCGCGACCCCCGAGCACGACGTCCCGGCCGAGGCCCGCCACCGCTGGACGGAGCTGGCCGAGCAGGTCCGGGCGGACCAGTTCGCGTACTACGTGCGCGATGCACCGACGTCGTCGGACGCGGAGTACGACGAGCGGATGCGTGCCCTCGAGCGTCTGGAGGAGGAGCACCCGGGCCTGCGGACGCCGGACTCGCCGACCCAACGCGTCGCCGGCACGTTCTCGACGGACTTCACGGCGGTCGAGCACGTGCAGCGCATGCTCTCGCTCGACAACGCGTTCTCGCGCGAGGACCTCGTCGCGTGGTCGGAGCGCGTGCACCGGGACCTGGAGACCACGGCCCGGCTGGACTACCTGTGCGAGCTGAAGATCGACGGCCTGGCCATCGCGCTGCTGTACGAGAAGGGACGCCTGGTGCGGGCGGCCACCCGCGGCGACGGCCGCACGGGTGAGGACGTCACGCTCAACGTCCGCACCATCCCGACCATCCCCGACGTCCTCGCCGGCGACCCCGCGACGCACCCCGACCTCATCGAGATCCGCGGCGAGGTGTTCCTGCCCGTCGAGGCGTTCCGTGCGCTCAACGAGGCGCAGGTCGCCGCCGGGAAGGCGCCGTTCGCCAACCCCCGCAACGCCGCAGCGGGCTCGCTGCGCCAGAAGGACCCCCGCGTGACGGCGACGCGGCCGCTGCGCATGTACGCGCACGGCATCGGCGCGCTGACGTGGGGGCAGGGGCGAGGCACCGGCATCGCGCGCCAGTCGCAGGTCTACGACCTGCTGGCCGGCTGGGGCGTGCCGACGTCGACGCACACGCGCGTCGTGGGGAGCCTGGACGAGGTCTGGGAGCGCGTCGCGTACTTCGGCGAGCACCGCCACGACGTGGAGCACGAGATCGACGGGATCGTCGTCAAGGTCGACGACATCGCGCTGCAGCGGCGCCTCGGTGCCACCAGCCGCGCCCCGCGCTGGGCGATCGCGTACAAGTACCCGCCGGAGGAGGTGAACACCCGCCTGCTGGCGATCGAGGTCGGCATCGGCCGGACCGGGCGCGCGACCCCGTTCGCCGTCATGGAGCCGGTGCTCGTCGCGGGCAGCACGGTGCGCCAGGCCACGCTGCACAACCAGGACGTGGTGCGGGCCAAGGGCGTGCGGGTCGGCGACATGGTCGTGCTGCGCAAGGCGGGCGACGTCATCCCCGAGATCGTGGGCCCCGCCCCGCAGGCCCCGGGCGACGACGTGCCGCGCGTGGAGTGGCACATGCCCGCCGACTGCCCCGAGTGCGGCACCCCCCTGCGGCCCATGCGCGAGGGCGACGTCGACCTGCGGTGCCCCAACGCGCAGGGCTGCCCGGCGCAGGTGCGCGGACGCCTCGAGCACATCGGCTCCCGCGGCGCGTTCGACATCGAGGTGCTCGGGGAGGTCACCGCCGCGGCGCTGACGCAGCCCGAGGTGCCCGAGACGCCCCCGGTGCCCAACGAGGCGTACCTCTTCGACCTGGTCGGGTACGGGCCGGACGCGACGCCGGACGAGGTCGACCGCGTGCGCACCGCGAGCCTGGCGCGGCTCGCCGAGGTCGAGGTCGTCGTCCGCGACGCCGAGACCGGGCTGCCCAAGGAGGACGAGGACGGCACGCTGCGCCGCCGCACGCCGTTCCGGCGCACGCTCAAGCACACGAGGGCGCAGCGCGCCGCCGCGGAGGCCGAGGGCCGCACGCTGCCCGACTGGGAGCCCTCGGAGGCGGCGCGCACGCTGCTGGACCAGCTCGACCTCGCGAAGACCAAGGAGCTGTGGCGCGCGATCGTCGCGCTGAGCATCCGCAACGTCGGGCCGACCGCCGCGCGGGCGCTCGCGCAGGAGTTCGGGTCGATGGCGGCGCTGCGGGAGGTCGTCGACCCGGACGCCGGCGCGGGTGCGGGTGCGGACGACGGCGCCCGGCAGGACGCCCTCGACCTCGAGGTCGCGAGCGGACCCGACGGCGACGGCGGGACCGTGCCGGACCCGCGGGCAGCCCGGCGGGCGGCCGCGGTCGAGCGGCTCGCGGGCGTCGAGGGCGTCGGGCCCACGATCGCGCAGTCGCTGCTGGACTGGTTCGCCGAGCCGTGGCACCGCGAGATCGTCGACCGCTGGGCCGCCGCGGGGGTGGTGATGGCGGACGCCGCCGACGACTCCGTGCCGCGCACCCTCGAGGGCGTGACCGTCGTGGTCACCGGCAGCCTCGACGGCTTCAGCCGCGACGGCGCCAAGGAGGCGATCCTGGTCCGTGGGGGCAAGGCCTCCGGCTCCGTGTCGAAGAAGACGGACTTCGTGGTGGTCGGCGAGAACGCCGGCTCCAAGGAGACCAAGGCGCGCGAGCTGGGGCTGCGGATCCTCGACGAGGCGGGGTTCGAGGCGCTGCTCGCGGGCGGTCCGGCGGCCGTGGCGCCGGCCGACGACGCGACGGGTCCGGGTGCGGAGGGCTCCGCGGACGGCGACGGCGCGTGA
- a CDS encoding GNAT family N-acetyltransferase → MSAPGGAQPATAGGRVVGPAGSVRVRPATAADVPQVGDVTARAYVTDGIVEADHWYAAELRDAVRRVSDATVLVAAVPEPDGPAGTPPPGAPGGGAAERVLGTITLAVPGSSYAEIARDGEVELRMLAVDPAARGAGVAERLVLAALCEAVGRGTRDVVLSTLENMHAAHRLYARLGFVARPERDWSDEVQMRVLTWRAPDAPGALVEAATWPAPRVVDVEGWRVGLSGGVTRRAGSTIALGDVADLSAVVDHVERLYQADGGPAVFRVGDPQNPAGLVAELAARGYVEAAAADVLVRDLAAPDTTSGSGPDAPDRIAGVRIRVADAPDDAWLDLWLAGKGGARAASHAIVTGAPALYLTATDADGADLGVIRAAQAEDWVALSCLQVVPAARRRGLGRALTQEALAAAGRAGARRAFLQVEVENTAAHRLYATLGFRPAHRYSYREQPGAAAGTGC, encoded by the coding sequence GTGAGCGCCCCCGGCGGCGCGCAGCCCGCGACGGCCGGGGGCCGTGTCGTCGGGCCGGCGGGCTCCGTGCGGGTGCGGCCGGCGACCGCGGCCGACGTGCCGCAGGTGGGCGACGTCACCGCGCGCGCGTACGTCACGGACGGGATCGTCGAAGCCGACCACTGGTACGCCGCGGAGCTGCGCGACGCCGTGCGGCGCGTGTCCGACGCCACCGTGCTGGTCGCCGCCGTCCCGGAGCCGGACGGGCCCGCGGGGACACCACCACCGGGTGCGCCCGGCGGTGGGGCCGCCGAGCGCGTGCTCGGCACCATCACCCTCGCGGTCCCGGGGTCCTCCTACGCGGAGATCGCGCGGGACGGGGAGGTCGAGCTGCGGATGCTCGCGGTGGACCCTGCCGCTCGCGGGGCCGGGGTCGCGGAGCGGCTGGTCCTGGCCGCGCTGTGCGAGGCGGTCGGCCGCGGCACGCGCGACGTCGTCCTCTCGACCCTCGAGAACATGCACGCCGCGCACCGGCTGTACGCGCGGCTCGGGTTCGTCGCGCGACCCGAGCGCGACTGGTCGGACGAGGTGCAGATGCGTGTCCTGACGTGGCGTGCGCCCGACGCCCCGGGCGCGCTCGTCGAGGCCGCGACCTGGCCCGCGCCCCGCGTCGTGGACGTCGAGGGCTGGCGCGTCGGCCTGTCCGGGGGCGTCACCCGCCGCGCGGGCTCGACGATCGCCCTCGGTGACGTCGCCGACCTGTCCGCCGTGGTCGACCACGTCGAGCGGCTGTACCAGGCCGACGGTGGGCCGGCCGTCTTCCGGGTGGGGGACCCGCAGAACCCGGCGGGCCTCGTGGCGGAGCTCGCAGCGCGCGGCTACGTCGAGGCGGCGGCCGCGGACGTGCTGGTGCGGGACCTGGCGGCCCCGGACACGACGTCGGGCTCCGGACCGGACGCCCCGGACCGGATCGCCGGCGTCCGCATCCGCGTGGCGGACGCACCGGACGACGCCTGGCTCGACCTGTGGCTGGCCGGCAAGGGCGGTGCGCGCGCGGCGTCCCACGCCATCGTCACCGGCGCGCCGGCGCTCTACCTGACGGCCACGGACGCGGACGGCGCCGATCTCGGCGTCATCCGCGCCGCGCAGGCCGAGGACTGGGTCGCGCTCTCGTGCCTGCAGGTCGTTCCCGCCGCGCGGCGACGAGGGCTCGGGCGGGCGCTGACGCAGGAGGCGCTGGCGGCTGCCGGCCGGGCCGGCGCGCGGCGCGCGTTCCTCCAGGTGGAGGTCGAGAACACGGCGGCGCACCGGCTCTACGCCACGCTCGGCTTCCGGCCCGCGCACCGGTACTCCTACCGCGAGCAGCCCGGGGCCGCGGCCGGTACGGGCTGCTGA
- a CDS encoding pilus assembly protein CpaE: MISTDNAVALEAAGLQWHPRAGDRFVLRGADMGGEVFTISEMVVEAHEYSTGTVLGFNGTTEWALDSVRQEDALWLPREDQLRELLGGTFRSLARSTDGRYQVLVELVGQPERVFTADDAPDAYAEALLALVSAATSRVG, translated from the coding sequence ATGATCTCGACGGACAACGCCGTGGCCCTGGAGGCCGCCGGTCTGCAGTGGCACCCCCGGGCGGGCGACAGGTTCGTCCTGCGCGGTGCCGACATGGGCGGCGAGGTGTTCACCATCTCCGAGATGGTCGTCGAGGCGCACGAGTACTCCACGGGCACCGTCCTGGGCTTCAACGGGACGACGGAGTGGGCGCTGGACTCCGTCCGCCAGGAGGACGCGCTGTGGCTGCCGCGCGAGGACCAGCTGCGTGAGCTGCTGGGCGGCACGTTCCGCAGCCTCGCCCGGTCCACCGACGGGCGCTACCAGGTGCTCGTCGAGCTCGTCGGACAGCCCGAGCGGGTGTTCACGGCCGACGACGCCCCGGACGCCTACGCCGAGGCGCTGCTCGCGCTGGTCAGCGCGGCGACGTCGCGGGTCGGCTGA
- the gatC gene encoding Asp-tRNA(Asn)/Glu-tRNA(Gln) amidotransferase subunit GatC: MSTLSRDEVARVAALARIDLTPAELDRLAGELDVIVESVARVSEVATPDVPATSHPLPLTNVFRADEPVTPLDRDEVLAQAPAARDGKFLVPQILGEE, from the coding sequence ATGTCCACCCTCTCCCGCGACGAGGTCGCGCGCGTCGCCGCGCTGGCCCGGATCGACCTGACACCGGCCGAGCTCGACCGGCTGGCGGGCGAGCTCGACGTCATCGTCGAGTCCGTCGCCCGCGTGTCCGAGGTCGCCACCCCGGACGTCCCCGCGACGAGCCACCCGCTGCCGCTGACCAACGTGTTCCGTGCCGACGAGCCGGTCACGCCGCTCGACCGCGACGAGGTGCTCGCGCAGGCCCCCGCGGCCCGCGACGGCAAGTTCCTCGTCCCGCAGATCCTCGGGGAGGAGTGA
- the gatA gene encoding Asp-tRNA(Asn)/Glu-tRNA(Gln) amidotransferase subunit GatA yields the protein MTDLTRMTAAELADRLTAREVTSVEVTQAHLDRIAAVEPAVHAYLHVATDEALATAADVDARRAAGEDLHALAGVPIAVKDVVVTRGLPTTAGSRILEGWVPPYDATLVERIKAAGLPILGKTNMDEFAMGSSTEHSGYGTTHNPWDLERIPGGSGGGSAAAVAAYEAPLAIGTDTGGSIRQPAAVTGTVGVKPTYGSVSRYGLIALASSLDQAGPCTRTVLDSALLHELIGGHDPRDSTSLSDPATGYVAAAREGASGDLTGVRVGVVRELQGEGYQPGVLARFEESLEALRGAGAEVVEVSCPSFAYALAAYYLILPAEASSNLAKFDGMRFGLRVEPSDGPVTAERVMAATRGQGFGDEVKRRVILGTYALSAGYYDAYYGSAQKVRTLIQRDFAAAFEAADVLVSPTAPTTAFKLGEKLDDPLAMYLNDVATIPANLAGIPGMSLPNGLSDDGLPVGFQILAPAREDARLYRVGAALEALLETSWEGPLLGRAPELAGGAA from the coding sequence GTGACCGACCTGACCCGGATGACCGCGGCGGAGCTGGCCGACCGGCTGACCGCGCGCGAGGTGACCAGCGTCGAGGTGACGCAGGCGCACCTCGACCGCATCGCCGCCGTGGAGCCCGCCGTCCACGCGTACCTGCACGTCGCGACCGACGAGGCGCTGGCCACCGCGGCCGACGTCGACGCCCGACGGGCTGCGGGCGAGGACCTGCACGCGCTCGCGGGCGTGCCGATCGCCGTCAAGGACGTCGTCGTGACGCGCGGCCTGCCCACCACGGCCGGTTCGCGCATCCTCGAGGGCTGGGTGCCCCCGTACGACGCGACCCTCGTCGAGCGGATCAAGGCCGCGGGCCTTCCGATCCTCGGCAAGACCAACATGGACGAGTTCGCCATGGGCTCGTCGACGGAGCACTCGGGCTACGGCACCACGCACAACCCGTGGGACCTCGAGCGGATCCCCGGCGGCTCCGGCGGCGGGTCCGCCGCGGCCGTCGCGGCCTACGAGGCACCGCTCGCGATCGGCACCGACACGGGCGGCTCGATCCGTCAGCCCGCTGCCGTCACCGGCACCGTCGGCGTCAAGCCGACCTACGGCAGCGTGTCGCGCTACGGCCTCATCGCCCTCGCCTCGAGCCTGGACCAGGCGGGCCCGTGCACGCGCACGGTCCTCGACTCGGCGCTGCTGCACGAGCTGATCGGCGGGCACGACCCGCGCGACTCGACGTCGCTGAGCGACCCGGCGACGGGGTACGTCGCGGCGGCCCGCGAGGGTGCGTCGGGCGACCTGACGGGCGTCAGGGTCGGCGTGGTGCGCGAGCTGCAGGGCGAGGGCTACCAGCCCGGCGTCCTGGCGCGGTTCGAGGAGTCGCTCGAGGCGCTGCGCGGCGCGGGCGCCGAGGTCGTCGAGGTCTCGTGCCCGTCGTTCGCGTACGCGCTCGCGGCGTACTACCTGATCCTGCCCGCGGAGGCGTCGAGCAACCTGGCGAAGTTCGACGGCATGCGCTTCGGCCTGCGCGTCGAGCCGAGCGATGGCCCGGTGACCGCCGAGCGCGTCATGGCCGCGACCCGTGGCCAGGGGTTCGGTGACGAGGTCAAGCGCCGCGTCATCCTCGGCACGTACGCCCTGAGCGCCGGCTACTACGACGCGTACTACGGGTCGGCGCAGAAGGTCCGCACGCTCATCCAGCGCGACTTCGCCGCGGCGTTCGAGGCGGCCGACGTGCTGGTCTCGCCCACGGCGCCGACGACGGCGTTCAAGCTGGGCGAGAAGCTGGACGACCCGCTGGCGATGTACCTCAACGACGTCGCGACGATCCCCGCGAACCTCGCGGGGATCCCGGGCATGTCGCTGCCGAACGGGCTGTCGGACGACGGCCTGCCCGTGGGCTTCCAGATCCTCGCGCCCGCGCGCGAGGACGCCCGCCTGTACCGCGTGGGAGCGGCGCTCGAGGCGCTGCTCGAGACGAGCTGGGAGGGCCCGCTGCTGGGCCGCGCCCCCGAGCTGGCCGGAGGGGCAGCCTGA
- the gatB gene encoding Asp-tRNA(Asn)/Glu-tRNA(Gln) amidotransferase subunit GatB: MSTTTDVDLVDYDDAVARFDPVIGIEVHVELGTRTKMFDGAEQSFGEEPNTQITPTSLGLPGALPVVNGTAVEYAIRIGLALNCSIAQSCRFARKNYFYPDVPKNFQTSQYDEPIASEGFVDVELEDGTTFRVEIERAHMEEDAGKNTHVGGATGRIHGAEYSLVDYNRAGVPLVEIVTKPITGAGERAPEVARAYVQTLRDMFRALGVSEARMERGNVRADVNVSLRPTPADALGTRTETKNVNSFRSVERAVRYEISRQAAILDAGGVIVQETRHWHEDTGITTAGRVKSDAEDYRYFPEPDLVPIVPDRAWIEEIRAALPELPAARRRRLQGEWGYADAEMRDVVNAGAIELIEATVAAGASPAAARKWWMGELARTAKQQEVELADLPITPAQIGALQQLVDAGRINDKLARQVLEGVLAGEGDPEQVVVARGLEVVSDDGPLLEAIDAALAAQPDIAEKIRGGNLGPVGAIIGAVMKATRGQADAGRVRELVLERVSA; this comes from the coding sequence ATGAGCACGACGACCGACGTCGACCTGGTCGACTACGACGACGCGGTGGCCCGGTTCGACCCGGTCATCGGCATCGAGGTGCACGTCGAGCTGGGTACGCGGACCAAGATGTTCGACGGCGCCGAGCAGTCGTTCGGCGAGGAGCCGAACACGCAGATCACGCCGACGAGCCTGGGCCTGCCGGGCGCGCTGCCCGTCGTCAACGGCACCGCGGTGGAGTACGCGATCCGCATCGGTCTGGCGCTGAACTGCTCGATCGCGCAGTCCTGCCGGTTCGCGCGGAAGAACTACTTCTACCCGGACGTGCCGAAGAACTTCCAGACCTCCCAGTACGACGAGCCGATCGCCTCCGAGGGCTTCGTCGACGTCGAGCTGGAGGACGGCACCACGTTCCGCGTCGAGATCGAGCGCGCGCACATGGAGGAGGACGCCGGCAAGAACACGCACGTCGGTGGCGCCACCGGGCGCATCCACGGCGCGGAGTACTCGCTGGTCGACTACAACCGCGCCGGTGTGCCGCTGGTGGAGATCGTCACGAAGCCGATCACCGGGGCGGGGGAGCGGGCACCGGAGGTCGCGCGCGCGTACGTCCAGACGCTGCGCGACATGTTCCGCGCGCTCGGTGTCTCCGAGGCCCGCATGGAGCGTGGCAACGTGCGCGCCGACGTGAACGTCTCGCTGCGCCCCACGCCGGCCGACGCCCTGGGGACCCGGACCGAGACCAAGAACGTCAACTCGTTCCGCTCGGTCGAGCGTGCCGTCCGCTACGAGATCAGTCGCCAGGCGGCGATCCTCGACGCCGGCGGCGTGATCGTCCAGGAGACCCGGCACTGGCACGAGGACACCGGCATCACCACCGCCGGGCGCGTGAAGTCGGACGCCGAGGACTACCGCTACTTCCCCGAGCCGGACCTCGTGCCGATCGTCCCGGACCGCGCCTGGATCGAGGAGATCCGTGCGGCCCTGCCCGAGCTGCCCGCCGCGCGCCGCCGCCGCCTGCAGGGTGAGTGGGGCTACGCCGACGCCGAGATGCGCGACGTCGTCAACGCCGGTGCGATCGAGCTCATCGAGGCCACGGTCGCGGCGGGCGCGAGCCCGGCCGCTGCCCGCAAGTGGTGGATGGGCGAGCTGGCCCGCACGGCCAAGCAGCAGGAGGTCGAGCTCGCGGACCTGCCGATCACGCCCGCCCAGATCGGTGCGCTCCAGCAGCTCGTCGACGCCGGTCGCATCAACGACAAGCTGGCGCGCCAGGTGCTCGAGGGCGTGCTGGCCGGTGAGGGCGATCCCGAGCAGGTCGTCGTCGCCCGAGGGCTCGAGGTCGTGTCGGATGACGGCCCCCTGCTCGAGGCGATCGACGCGGCCCTGGCCGCCCAGCCGGACATCGCGGAGAAGATCCGCGGGGGCAACCTCGGGCCGGTCGGCGCCATCATCGGCGCGGTCATGAAGGCGACGCGCGGGCAGGCGGACGCCGGTCGCGTGCGCGAGCTCGTGCTGGAGCGCGTCTCCGCCTGA
- a CDS encoding GNAT family N-acetyltransferase — protein MQKPTLQGEMIVLRPIGTDDADAMWDMLDDAEGKRLTGTTRGFTREEVDAWCASREAAEGRYDFAVTAFGDDEYRGEIVLTDVDPDVRCASLRLSMRPLYRGRGYGTEAIELVLGFAFDGLDLHRVELEALSINTRAVSLYENIGFRREGRRRDAYRDGAGWCDAVVMSMLEDEYRAGRVAS, from the coding sequence ATGCAGAAACCCACCCTGCAGGGCGAGATGATCGTGCTGCGTCCGATCGGCACGGACGACGCCGACGCGATGTGGGACATGCTCGACGACGCCGAGGGCAAGCGGCTCACGGGCACCACGCGCGGGTTCACGCGCGAGGAGGTCGACGCCTGGTGCGCGAGCCGCGAGGCCGCCGAGGGCCGGTACGACTTCGCCGTGACGGCGTTCGGTGACGACGAGTACCGCGGCGAGATCGTCCTGACGGACGTCGACCCCGACGTGCGGTGCGCCTCGCTCCGCCTGTCCATGCGCCCGCTCTACCGGGGTCGCGGCTACGGGACCGAGGCGATCGAGCTGGTCCTCGGCTTCGCGTTCGACGGGCTCGACCTGCACCGGGTGGAGCTCGAGGCGCTGAGCATCAACACCCGTGCGGTGTCCCTGTACGAGAACATCGGGTTCCGCCGCGAGGGACGTCGGCGCGACGCGTACCGCGACGGGGCCGGGTGGTGCGACGCGGTCGTCATGTCGATGCTCGAGGACGAGTACCGCGCCGGCCGGGTGGCCTCCTGA
- a CDS encoding 2-hydroxyacid dehydrogenase, protein MLTVTVPDDDLLHRLADLAASHRDDLRLVRWDLSGPLDPGTAADVDLVVVPHYFVRPGGFDVLRDLPRLRYVQLPSAGYEHALRHLPPGVVLCNGRGVHDAGTAELAVGLTLAVQRDLPRAVRAMDEGRWDNPFGPSLADRRVLVVGQGSVGRAIVARFRPFEVELVRVAATARDDADGHVHGVDELPDLLPDADVVVLAIPLSRTSYHLLDAAALARMKDGALLVNVARGKVVDTDALLAELGAGRLRAALDVTDPEPLPPDHPLWRAPNVLVTAHQGGNTDATFPRVAQLVRRQVMALLAGEPPVNEVART, encoded by the coding sequence GTGCTGACCGTCACCGTCCCCGACGACGACCTGCTGCACCGTCTCGCCGACCTGGCGGCGTCCCACCGGGACGACCTGCGCCTGGTCCGGTGGGACCTGTCCGGACCGCTGGACCCCGGCACCGCCGCCGACGTGGACCTCGTCGTGGTACCCCACTACTTCGTGCGGCCCGGCGGCTTCGACGTGCTGCGGGACCTGCCGCGCCTGCGGTACGTGCAGCTGCCCAGCGCCGGCTACGAGCACGCGCTGCGGCACCTGCCCCCGGGCGTCGTGCTGTGCAACGGCCGGGGCGTGCACGACGCCGGCACGGCCGAGCTGGCCGTGGGGCTCACCCTCGCCGTCCAGCGGGACCTGCCGCGTGCCGTGCGGGCGATGGACGAGGGCCGGTGGGACAACCCGTTCGGGCCCTCGCTGGCGGACCGCCGTGTGCTCGTCGTCGGGCAGGGATCGGTCGGGCGGGCGATCGTCGCCCGGTTCCGACCCTTCGAGGTGGAGCTGGTCCGCGTCGCGGCCACCGCCCGGGACGACGCCGACGGCCACGTGCACGGCGTCGACGAGCTGCCCGACCTCCTGCCCGACGCGGACGTCGTCGTGCTCGCCATCCCGTTGTCGCGCACGTCGTACCACCTGCTCGACGCCGCCGCGCTGGCGCGCATGAAGGACGGCGCCCTGCTGGTCAACGTCGCGCGCGGCAAGGTCGTCGACACCGACGCGCTGCTGGCCGAGCTGGGCGCCGGCCGCCTGCGGGCCGCCCTGGACGTCACCGACCCCGAGCCGCTGCCCCCGGACCACCCGCTGTGGCGGGCCCCGAACGTCCTGGTCACCGCGCACCAGGGCGGCAACACCGACGCGACCTTCCCGCGGGTCGCGCAGCTCGTGCGGCGGCAGGTCATGGCGCTGCTGGCGGGGGAGCCTCCGGTCAACGAGGTCGCGCGGACCTGA
- a CDS encoding cryptochrome/photolyase family protein, producing MPTICWFRRDLRLGDHPALLAAVAQARADDDEVVALYVVDPVLQHSAGAPRLAYLAASLRALDEATGGRLVVRHGRADHVVPEAAREVGATSVHVSAATEPYGRRRDDAVAAALAAGGAALVRTGSPYAVAPGRLRTGQDGPYQVFTPFRRAWLDHGWHAPAPRPGSVPWATLPSDGVPDAPPTDVRLPDAGEHAAHARWRAFLRDDLDGYDVDRDRPDLDVTSRMSVHLKHGEIHPRTMLADLAAAGTGATGRAAESVATYRSELAWREFHADVLWHSPDATRRSLRPAVPDDAWATGAGADDALTAWTEGRTGYPLVDAGMRQLRAEGWMHNRVRMVVASFLVKDLHIPWQRGADHFMAWLVDGDVPQNQLNWQWVAGTGRDAAPYFRIFNPVTQGRRFDPDGAYVRRWVPELRGVPGAAVHEPWRLPDGPPPGYPDPMVDHAHEREVALADHARRPT from the coding sequence GTGCCGACGATCTGCTGGTTCCGTCGTGACCTGCGGCTGGGCGACCACCCGGCCCTGCTCGCCGCGGTCGCGCAGGCCCGCGCCGACGACGACGAGGTCGTCGCGCTCTACGTCGTCGACCCGGTGCTCCAGCACTCCGCCGGCGCCCCGCGCCTGGCGTACCTGGCGGCGTCGCTGCGCGCGCTGGACGAGGCGACCGGAGGGCGGCTCGTGGTGCGCCACGGCCGGGCGGACCACGTGGTGCCGGAGGCGGCCCGCGAGGTCGGTGCGACGTCCGTGCACGTCAGCGCCGCGACCGAGCCCTACGGCCGGCGCCGCGACGACGCGGTGGCCGCCGCTCTCGCGGCGGGAGGCGCGGCACTGGTCCGCACCGGCTCCCCGTACGCCGTGGCGCCGGGCCGGCTGCGCACGGGGCAGGACGGGCCCTACCAGGTCTTCACGCCGTTCCGCCGGGCCTGGCTGGACCACGGCTGGCACGCACCGGCACCCCGGCCGGGCTCCGTGCCGTGGGCGACGCTCCCCTCCGACGGCGTCCCCGACGCCCCACCGACCGACGTGCGGCTGCCGGACGCCGGGGAGCACGCCGCGCACGCACGCTGGCGCGCGTTCCTGCGCGACGACCTCGACGGGTACGACGTGGACCGGGACCGCCCCGACCTCGACGTGACCTCGCGCATGTCGGTCCACCTCAAGCACGGCGAGATCCACCCGCGGACGATGCTCGCCGACCTGGCCGCCGCCGGCACGGGTGCGACCGGGCGGGCGGCGGAGTCGGTCGCGACGTACCGCTCGGAGCTCGCGTGGCGGGAGTTCCACGCCGACGTGCTGTGGCACTCCCCCGACGCGACCCGACGCTCGCTGCGTCCGGCCGTGCCCGACGACGCGTGGGCGACCGGGGCAGGCGCCGACGACGCCCTCACCGCGTGGACCGAGGGCCGGACGGGCTACCCCCTCGTCGACGCGGGCATGCGGCAGCTGCGCGCGGAGGGCTGGATGCACAACCGGGTCCGCATGGTCGTCGCGTCCTTCCTGGTCAAGGACCTGCACATCCCGTGGCAGCGCGGTGCCGACCACTTCATGGCCTGGCTGGTCGACGGTGACGTGCCGCAGAACCAGCTCAACTGGCAGTGGGTCGCGGGCACCGGGCGGGACGCGGCCCCCTATTTCCGGATCTTCAACCCGGTGACCCAGGGCCGACGCTTCGACCCGGACGGCGCGTACGTGCGCCGCTGGGTGCCCGAGCTGCGCGGCGTGCCCGGCGCGGCGGTGCACGAGCCGTGGCGGCTGCCCGACGGCCCGCCGCCGGGGTACCCCGACCCGATGGTCGACCACGCGCACGAGCGGGAGGTCGCACTCGCGGACCACGCCCGCCGCCCCACCTGA